A DNA window from Thermosynechococcaceae cyanobacterium Okahandja contains the following coding sequences:
- a CDS encoding ABC transporter ATP-binding protein: MAALLELQDLRVAYPAIGTSSAASFVVDGVSFRLAAGERLGLVGESGCGKSTLGKAILHLLPKGSLVEGEILLAGQSLSRLGPRELRRLRGEQVGLVFQDPMTRLNPLMSVYDHCDELLRSHWPQMRGRSRRQRIVETLETVKIPASRLYQYPHEFSGGMRQRVAIALALLLDPQLIIADEPTTALDVTVAADILDELSRLCQERQMGLLLISHDLAMMGRYCDRLAVMYQGRIVEMAQATDVLSAPQHSYTQSLLQAAQPHPLTTPDPLREAAPALVEVQHLQRHYRLGGWLQPKTIIPAVDGVDLCLRRGETLGLVGESGCGKSTLSRLILQLIPATAGEVVFLGQALSQLSPQDLRAARRNFQMVFQDPHACLNPKMTVGENLLEPLLIHRLFEGAAAEQRVLEMLTQVELTPSRDYYHRYPYALSGGQRQRVAIARALITQPQFVVCDEPVSMLDAHIQRQILTLMQQLKVRLQLTYLFITHDLGVARDFCDRIAVMHAGKIVELAPTATLFAQPQHPYTQKLLAAVPTL; encoded by the coding sequence ATGGCGGCTCTTTTAGAACTTCAGGATCTACGGGTCGCCTACCCGGCAATAGGAACATCATCTGCTGCAAGCTTTGTGGTGGATGGTGTTTCTTTTAGGCTGGCGGCGGGCGAGCGACTCGGGTTGGTGGGGGAGTCGGGCTGTGGGAAGTCCACCTTGGGTAAGGCGATTTTGCACCTGTTACCTAAAGGGTCGTTGGTGGAGGGGGAGATCCTGCTGGCGGGGCAGTCCTTGAGCCGTTTAGGCCCTAGGGAGCTACGGCGGTTACGGGGGGAGCAGGTGGGGTTGGTGTTTCAGGATCCCATGACGCGCCTCAACCCGCTGATGAGTGTCTATGACCACTGTGATGAACTGCTGCGCAGTCATTGGCCTCAGATGAGGGGGCGATCGCGCCGGCAGCGGATTGTTGAAACCCTAGAGACCGTAAAGATTCCGGCGAGTCGCCTGTACCAGTACCCCCATGAGTTTAGTGGTGGGATGCGGCAGCGGGTGGCGATCGCCTTGGCGTTACTATTGGATCCGCAACTGATTATTGCCGATGAACCAACCACGGCGCTGGATGTGACGGTGGCAGCGGACATTCTTGACGAGCTAAGCCGCCTGTGCCAAGAGCGCCAAATGGGTTTGCTGCTCATTTCCCACGATCTGGCCATGATGGGGCGCTACTGCGATCGCCTAGCTGTCATGTACCAAGGTCGCATTGTGGAAATGGCTCAGGCCACCGACGTATTATCCGCTCCGCAGCATTCCTACACCCAATCTCTGCTGCAAGCGGCACAGCCCCACCCCTTAACGACCCCTGACCCCTTAAGGGAGGCGGCACCAGCTTTAGTAGAAGTACAGCACCTACAACGCCACTACCGCCTAGGGGGGTGGCTCCAGCCTAAAACAATCATTCCGGCGGTTGATGGTGTGGATCTGTGTTTGCGCCGCGGCGAAACCTTGGGTTTGGTGGGGGAGTCCGGCTGTGGCAAAAGTACCCTGTCGCGGTTGATTTTGCAGTTAATTCCGGCCACAGCGGGGGAAGTGGTCTTTTTGGGGCAAGCCCTTAGTCAGCTTTCCCCCCAAGATCTACGAGCAGCGCGTCGCAATTTTCAAATGGTGTTTCAAGACCCCCATGCGTGCCTAAATCCCAAAATGACGGTGGGGGAAAACCTGCTGGAGCCACTCCTCATTCACCGTCTGTTTGAGGGGGCCGCCGCCGAGCAGCGGGTCCTCGAGATGTTAACCCAAGTCGAACTTACCCCCAGCCGCGACTATTATCACCGCTACCCCTATGCCCTTTCCGGCGGTCAGCGGCAACGGGTGGCGATCGCCCGCGCCCTGATTACCCAGCCCCAGTTTGTGGTGTGTGATGAGCCGGTGAGTATGCTGGATGCCCATATTCAGCGTCAAATTTTAACCCTCATGCAGCAACTGAAAGTACGCCTGCAACTTACCTATCTATTTATTACCCATGACCTAGGGGTCGCGCGGGATTTTTGCGATCGCATTGCCGTCATGCACGCCGGTAAAATTGTTGAACTCGCTCCCACAGCCACCCTATTTGCCCAGCCCCAACACCCCTACACCCAAAAATTGCTGGCCGCTGTCCCAACCCTCTGA
- a CDS encoding class A beta-lactamase-related serine hydrolase — MVQQSSVSSLSRSASALPSLAQTAPPRPNLFLISLRFGVSVVALAAIVGTILSVLQPRELSLETAATQAIAPEAPPPDLPPERPLAELQQKIQQLVTRQPKLTAGLYFFNLDSGAALNVAGDDVFPAASTIKIPILVAFFKAVDEGRVSLNERLTMRPDLIAPEAGTLQYQKPNSQYAALEVADLMITISDNTATNMLIDRLGGAAVLNQQFQEWGLEDTVIRNLLPDMQGTNTTSPRDLATLMLKIGQGELVSVRSRDRLLDIMRRTVTNTLLPAGIGQGATIAHKTGDIGTVVGDAGMVDMPNGQRYVAAMMVKRPYNDPQGSELIRQVSRLAYQAFEKTPPQP, encoded by the coding sequence ATGGTTCAACAGTCTAGCGTCTCTTCACTATCCCGCTCCGCTTCTGCCTTACCATCCCTAGCCCAGACTGCACCACCGCGCCCCAACCTTTTTTTAATTAGTCTTCGCTTTGGCGTTAGTGTGGTGGCACTGGCGGCTATTGTTGGGACAATTCTCTCGGTGCTGCAACCGCGGGAGCTATCCCTAGAGACGGCGGCTACCCAAGCGATCGCCCCTGAGGCTCCTCCCCCCGACCTGCCGCCGGAGCGCCCCTTGGCGGAGTTGCAGCAAAAAATCCAACAGTTGGTGACCCGCCAGCCCAAACTAACGGCGGGGCTGTACTTTTTTAACCTTGACTCTGGTGCGGCTCTGAACGTGGCCGGTGACGATGTTTTTCCGGCGGCCTCAACAATAAAAATTCCAATTCTGGTGGCTTTTTTTAAGGCGGTGGACGAAGGCCGTGTTTCCCTGAATGAGCGCCTCACCATGCGACCCGATTTAATTGCACCGGAGGCTGGCACGCTGCAATACCAAAAACCTAACTCCCAATATGCGGCCTTGGAAGTGGCGGATCTGATGATTACCATTAGCGACAACACTGCCACCAATATGCTGATCGATCGCCTAGGAGGTGCAGCGGTCTTGAATCAGCAGTTTCAGGAGTGGGGCTTAGAAGATACGGTTATCCGGAACCTGCTGCCGGATATGCAGGGCACGAACACCACTAGCCCACGGGATTTGGCCACCCTGATGCTTAAAATTGGTCAAGGGGAGTTGGTATCTGTCCGCAGTCGCGATCGCCTCCTTGATATTATGCGCCGCACCGTCACCAACACCCTCCTACCTGCGGGGATCGGCCAAGGTGCGACCATTGCCCACAAAACTGGTGATATTGGCACTGTCGTGGGAGATGCGGGCATGGTGGATATGCCCAACGGCCAACGCTACGTTGCCGCCATGATGGTGAAACGCCCCTACAATGATCCCCAAGGAAGTGAGCTGATTCGTCAGGTGTCACGCCTTGCTTACCAAGCCTTTGAAAAAACACCGCCGCAGCCATGA
- a CDS encoding chlorophyll a/b-binding protein produces the protein MEDTKTIKSDDRNAWVFGFTPQAEIWNGRLAMIGFVAALLTELITKEGVLHFWGLL, from the coding sequence ATGGAAGATACCAAAACCATCAAGTCAGATGATCGCAATGCATGGGTGTTTGGGTTTACCCCCCAAGCAGAAATCTGGAACGGTCGCCTTGCCATGATTGGCTTTGTGGCGGCTCTTCTTACAGAATTGATCACCAAAGAAGGCGTGCTTCACTTCTGGGGTCTGCTCTAG
- a CDS encoding serine/threonine-protein kinase encodes MSEQYRDNYIGQTLMNRYRLTELIGKGSMGRVYRAEDVLLGGVPVAVKFLAQTLLNDRMKTRFAQEARAGALLGQKTMHVVRVLDYGMNNEEVPFYVMEFLEGDNLSDLLLEEPLPLARFLRIARHICLGLQVAHEGVIIEGQKCPIIHRDIKPSNVLVINDGTMGELAKVLDFGIAKFLGDISEQGQTSSFMGTLAYCSPEQIEGRELDHRSDIYSLGITMYELLTGKMPIQADTHSIGSWFKAHHFQKPTPFSVASPGLHLPPALEELIMACMAKSPADRPQTTADIIQTISSLEEQLGISRITQPGIEPTTAKTSQPSAPEELPVALATVEEACWQSTWPSDKPIAEIVFPAPLYAQRESAAGLWVMLPRAEIDRRMLNIRYNQFLFTTSPHPMILWITAIYDPQQGPRWLPCYLDMKLPRNQELCLLLSETGYYPLLFFSLEDPLHCINVRTFTIATFQRQLLRDWVQTSKNLPSSASAAISRNLLKNEFENYKPQILAKLETVKTAAVID; translated from the coding sequence ATGTCAGAGCAGTACCGCGACAACTATATTGGCCAAACCCTCATGAATCGGTACCGCCTCACCGAACTCATTGGCAAAGGCTCGATGGGACGGGTGTACCGTGCCGAAGATGTCCTTCTGGGGGGGGTACCCGTTGCCGTCAAATTTTTAGCCCAAACCCTCCTCAACGACCGCATGAAAACCCGCTTTGCCCAAGAGGCGAGAGCCGGTGCCCTGCTCGGCCAAAAGACCATGCACGTTGTGCGCGTCCTAGACTACGGCATGAATAACGAAGAGGTGCCCTTCTACGTCATGGAATTCCTAGAAGGCGATAACCTCAGCGATCTATTACTTGAGGAACCGCTGCCCCTTGCCCGCTTTCTGCGGATTGCCCGCCACATCTGCCTTGGCCTACAGGTTGCCCACGAAGGGGTCATCATCGAAGGCCAAAAATGCCCCATTATTCACCGCGACATCAAGCCCAGTAACGTACTGGTGATCAACGATGGCACCATGGGGGAACTGGCCAAGGTGTTGGACTTCGGTATTGCCAAGTTTCTGGGGGATATTTCTGAGCAGGGGCAGACCTCCTCCTTTATGGGCACCCTTGCCTACTGCTCGCCCGAACAAATCGAAGGGCGGGAATTGGATCACCGCTCCGACATCTACAGCCTCGGCATTACCATGTACGAACTGCTGACCGGCAAAATGCCCATCCAAGCCGACACCCACTCCATTGGCAGTTGGTTCAAAGCCCACCACTTTCAAAAACCAACCCCCTTCAGTGTAGCCAGCCCAGGACTGCACCTGCCCCCCGCCCTCGAAGAGTTGATCATGGCCTGCATGGCCAAATCGCCCGCAGACCGTCCCCAAACCACCGCCGACATTATCCAGACTATCAGTAGTCTCGAAGAACAACTGGGCATTAGCCGCATCACCCAGCCCGGCATTGAGCCAACAACCGCCAAAACCTCCCAGCCCAGCGCCCCCGAGGAGTTGCCGGTTGCCCTTGCCACCGTTGAAGAGGCCTGTTGGCAAAGTACATGGCCCAGCGATAAGCCCATTGCAGAAATTGTTTTTCCGGCGCCGCTGTACGCCCAGCGGGAATCAGCGGCAGGGCTGTGGGTCATGCTGCCGCGGGCTGAAATTGACCGACGGATGCTCAACATTCGCTACAACCAGTTTCTGTTTACCACCAGCCCCCATCCGATGATTTTGTGGATTACCGCCATCTACGACCCGCAGCAAGGCCCCCGCTGGCTCCCCTGCTATCTGGATATGAAACTCCCCCGCAACCAAGAACTATGCCTGCTACTGTCGGAAACAGGGTACTATCCGCTGCTCTTTTTCTCCCTAGAGGATCCGCTCCACTGCATCAATGTGCGCACCTTCACCATTGCCACGTTCCAACGACAACTGCTGCGGGACTGGGTGCAAACCAGCAAAAACCTGCCTTCCTCCGCCTCTGCCGCTATTAGCCGCAACCTCCTCAAAAACGAGTTTGAAAACTACAAGCCCCAGATCCTTGCCAAGCTGGAGACCGTGAAAACGGCGGCGGTGATTGACTGA
- a CDS encoding GntR family transcriptional regulator codes for MIQFHIQPDSEIPASTQLFNQISFAIAARQFPPGYRLPSTRQLAMQTGLHRNTISKVYERLEAAGLVVPQVGSGIYVRALGQEETRPRQRRPAVVPVHRIVQESMDTLLGMGYSLGQIRELFLAEIDARQKAGVRVMVTVPRHDQGAGELIVQELQQLLPIPVELVFLEELDTVLQPDSSATLVTVRYFASMTEAITRDKDVRVFFIDIYSYQRELEVVRQLPKGSCLGLVSLSSGTLGVAEVMIHSLRGEELLLVTAQVNDTYKLNALVHRAHTIISDRASGDRVKEAIAAARHELIRVPRLICCESYIDPQSVELLKREIGLTEDLTLEAKAS; via the coding sequence ATGATTCAGTTCCACATCCAACCCGATAGCGAAATTCCTGCCTCGACCCAGCTTTTTAATCAAATTAGCTTCGCGATCGCTGCCCGCCAGTTTCCGCCTGGGTATCGTCTGCCCAGTACCCGGCAATTGGCCATGCAAACCGGCTTACACCGCAACACCATTAGCAAGGTCTATGAACGCCTTGAAGCAGCAGGGTTGGTGGTGCCCCAAGTGGGGTCTGGCATTTATGTGCGTGCCCTTGGCCAAGAAGAAACCCGTCCCCGCCAGCGGCGACCCGCGGTGGTGCCCGTGCACCGCATTGTCCAAGAAAGTATGGACACCCTTTTGGGTATGGGCTATTCCTTGGGCCAAATTCGCGAATTATTTTTAGCGGAAATTGATGCCCGCCAGAAAGCAGGGGTGCGGGTCATGGTGACGGTACCACGGCATGACCAAGGGGCCGGAGAGTTAATTGTGCAGGAGTTGCAACAGTTGCTGCCAATTCCCGTAGAACTGGTGTTCCTAGAGGAACTGGATACCGTACTGCAACCCGACAGTAGCGCCACCCTTGTCACCGTGCGCTATTTTGCCAGCATGACGGAAGCCATTACCCGCGATAAGGATGTGCGTGTCTTTTTCATTGACATCTACAGCTATCAGCGGGAGTTGGAGGTGGTGCGGCAGTTGCCGAAGGGATCCTGCCTCGGTTTAGTCAGCCTCAGTTCCGGTACCCTTGGGGTGGCGGAGGTGATGATTCACAGCCTGCGGGGTGAGGAGTTACTGCTGGTCACCGCACAGGTGAACGATACCTACAAACTCAATGCCCTTGTGCACCGTGCCCACACTATTATTAGCGATCGCGCCAGTGGCGATCGGGTGAAGGAGGCCATTGCCGCCGCACGGCATGAGCTCATCCGTGTGCCCCGCTTGATCTGCTGCGAAAGCTACATTGATCCGCAGTCCGTGGAACTGCTCAAGCGCGAAATTGGCTTAACTGAGGATTTAACCCTTGAAGCTAAAGCCTCTTGA
- a CDS encoding photosystem II manganese-stabilizing polypeptide translates to MKYRVLMATLLAVCLGILSWSTPAMAAKQTLTYDDIVGTGLANKCPTLDDSARGSYPIDPSQSYRIAQLCLQPTTFLVKEEPKNKRQEAEFVPTKLVTRETTSLDQIQGELKVNSDGSLTFVEEDGIDFQPITVQMPGGERIPLLFTVKNLVATTQPNITSINTSTDFSGEFNVPSYRTANFLDPKGRGLASGYDSAVAIPQAKEEELARANVKRFSLTKGELSLNVAKVDGRTGEIAGTFESEQLSDDDMGAHEPHEVKIQGVFYARIEPA, encoded by the coding sequence ATGAAATATCGCGTTTTAATGGCGACTCTACTGGCGGTATGCCTAGGAATACTGTCCTGGAGTACGCCGGCCATGGCTGCAAAACAGACTTTAACCTACGATGATATTGTCGGTACAGGCTTGGCCAACAAGTGTCCGACGCTGGACGACAGCGCCCGCGGTTCTTATCCCATTGATCCTTCACAATCCTATCGGATCGCGCAATTGTGTCTGCAGCCCACCACCTTTTTGGTGAAAGAGGAGCCGAAAAATAAGCGGCAGGAAGCCGAGTTTGTGCCGACCAAGCTGGTGACCCGTGAAACCACGAGCCTCGATCAAATTCAAGGGGAACTGAAGGTCAACAGTGATGGTAGCCTCACGTTTGTGGAAGAGGATGGGATTGACTTCCAGCCCATTACGGTGCAGATGCCTGGGGGCGAGCGAATTCCGCTGCTGTTTACGGTGAAAAACCTTGTGGCGACAACTCAGCCGAATATCACCTCCATCAATACGTCAACGGATTTTAGCGGCGAGTTTAACGTGCCCTCTTACCGCACGGCCAACTTCCTTGACCCCAAGGGGCGTGGGTTAGCCTCAGGCTATGATTCGGCGGTGGCAATTCCGCAGGCTAAGGAGGAGGAGTTGGCGCGAGCCAATGTGAAACGCTTCTCCCTTACCAAGGGTGAACTTTCCCTGAATGTGGCTAAGGTGGATGGCCGCACGGGGGAAATTGCCGGTACCTTTGAGAGTGAGCAACTCTCGGATGATGATATGGGTGCCCACGAACCGCACGAGGTAAAAATTCAAGGGGTCTTTTACGCTCGTATTGAACCCGCCTAG
- a CDS encoding NAD(P)H-dependent glycerol-3-phosphate dehydrogenase, with protein MPPPPTVLILGVGHWGQTLSYLFRKQGCAVRLWGRSQGPLNQDWFENIQLVVSALPIKAVRDVAQAIARLQLSPNLTLVSATKGLEADTFSTAADIWQCYCPQHPLVVLSGPNLAAELQQGLPAAAVVGGEAIATQRVQEALGSATFRLYSNEDRRGVEMGGIFKNVIAIACGVNDSLGLGINARSALITRGLVEMVRVGSHWGGEVSTFYGLSGLGDLLATCTSPLSRNYQVGWHLGQGKSLPQALELTHGTAEGVNTALVLYRYAQQHGLEIPITAMVAAVLQGQLTPQAALGHLLERPFKPETHPMTNAPLP; from the coding sequence ATGCCGCCCCCCCCCACAGTGCTCATTCTTGGCGTAGGTCATTGGGGGCAAACCCTGTCCTATTTGTTCCGAAAGCAGGGCTGTGCTGTGCGGCTGTGGGGGCGCTCTCAAGGCCCACTGAATCAGGATTGGTTTGAGAATATCCAACTGGTGGTATCGGCACTGCCCATTAAGGCGGTTCGGGACGTAGCCCAAGCGATCGCTAGGCTGCAACTCAGTCCAAACCTTACCCTTGTCAGTGCTACCAAAGGGCTAGAAGCAGACACCTTCTCCACCGCGGCAGATATTTGGCAATGTTACTGTCCGCAGCACCCCTTAGTGGTGTTATCAGGGCCTAACCTAGCGGCAGAACTCCAGCAGGGACTGCCTGCCGCCGCCGTTGTTGGGGGAGAGGCGATCGCCACCCAGCGGGTGCAAGAGGCCTTAGGAAGTGCCACCTTTCGTCTGTACAGTAACGAAGACCGGCGCGGTGTTGAAATGGGGGGCATTTTCAAAAATGTCATTGCCATTGCCTGTGGCGTTAACGATAGCTTAGGCTTAGGGATTAATGCTCGCTCCGCCCTCATTACCCGCGGTTTAGTCGAAATGGTTCGGGTGGGTAGCCACTGGGGTGGTGAAGTCAGTACGTTTTATGGGTTATCCGGGTTAGGGGATCTGTTGGCCACCTGCACCAGTCCTCTGAGTCGCAACTATCAGGTGGGGTGGCACCTCGGCCAAGGCAAATCCCTACCCCAAGCCCTAGAGCTCACCCATGGCACCGCTGAGGGTGTGAACACGGCGCTGGTGCTGTATCGCTACGCCCAGCAGCACGGTCTTGAAATTCCGATTACGGCAATGGTGGCCGCAGTGCTACAGGGGCAACTCACCCCGCAAGCGGCTCTTGGCCATCTCTTGGAGCGCCCCTTCAAGCCGGAAACCCATCCAATGACGAATGCTCCACTCCCCTAA
- a CDS encoding ABC transporter ATP-binding protein, translating into MREAAFLALDGVSRSFGGLKAVDRVSLRVEEGEIFGIIGPNGAGKTTLFNLLTGLIPLSSGEIYFRQQRLSQAKPHQIAALGIGRTFQNIRLFKEMTVWQNVRLGQHRHEVSQFWAHLLHTPLVRQQQQRLGDRARELLYWLDLYDRRHELAGHLSYGEQRRLEIARALALQPSLLLLDEPAAGMNPAEKQGLCELIRRLHEAFALTIILIEHHVPLVMNLCDRIAVLDFGQLIALGDPLTVKNDPKVIEAYLGGDV; encoded by the coding sequence ATGAGGGAGGCCGCATTCCTAGCCCTTGACGGGGTAAGTCGCAGCTTTGGCGGCCTGAAGGCGGTGGATCGGGTGTCCTTAAGGGTGGAGGAAGGGGAAATTTTTGGCATTATTGGCCCCAATGGCGCAGGTAAAACCACCCTGTTTAACCTACTCACGGGGCTCATTCCCCTAAGCAGTGGCGAAATTTATTTCCGTCAGCAGCGCCTGAGCCAAGCAAAACCGCACCAGATTGCTGCTCTTGGGATTGGCCGCACGTTTCAGAATATTCGCCTATTTAAGGAAATGACCGTGTGGCAAAATGTGCGTCTTGGCCAGCACCGCCATGAGGTGTCGCAGTTTTGGGCGCATCTACTGCATACCCCCTTGGTGCGGCAACAGCAGCAGCGTTTAGGAGATCGAGCGCGGGAACTGTTGTACTGGCTTGATCTGTACGATCGCCGTCACGAGTTGGCGGGTCACTTATCCTACGGGGAGCAGCGGCGACTGGAAATTGCCCGTGCTTTGGCCTTGCAACCCTCGTTACTGTTGCTCGATGAACCCGCCGCCGGGATGAATCCGGCGGAGAAGCAGGGGCTGTGCGAGTTAATTCGGCGGCTGCACGAGGCATTTGCCTTAACAATTATTTTAATTGAGCACCATGTGCCCCTGGTCATGAACCTCTGCGATCGCATTGCTGTCTTGGATTTTGGCCAACTCATTGCTCTGGGTGACCCCCTAACGGTTAAAAATGATCCCAAGGTGATTGAGGCGTACTTGGGTGGTGACGTTTAG
- a CDS encoding RNA methyltransferase codes for MSPTPIPSAIRQVRIVLVEPSGEINIGSVARAMKNMGLEQLWIVNPRCCPHSELAYRWAVHGKDILEQATISECLAAALADCQRVFATVGRDVADLALPCWPPRQGLPQLLGTGTAALIFGREDRGLTNQELALAQGLIRIPTAAPYPSLNLAQAVGVCCYELWCAASNPTGTSEQGSAVTFERLQGFYDHLEQLLLRVGFLYPHTAASRMEKVRSLLGRAYPTEAEVALLRGMVRQLEWAIDHGPTSDPSPLQ; via the coding sequence TTGTCTCCTACGCCTATTCCCTCAGCCATTCGGCAGGTACGCATTGTTCTGGTTGAGCCGAGCGGTGAAATTAATATCGGCAGTGTGGCCCGAGCCATGAAAAATATGGGGCTAGAGCAGTTATGGATTGTGAATCCCCGCTGCTGCCCCCACAGTGAACTGGCTTATCGCTGGGCGGTTCATGGCAAAGACATCCTCGAGCAGGCCACAATTAGCGAGTGCCTCGCGGCGGCTTTGGCAGATTGTCAGCGGGTGTTTGCCACCGTGGGTCGGGATGTTGCCGATTTAGCCCTCCCCTGCTGGCCCCCACGGCAGGGGCTACCGCAACTGTTGGGGACGGGCACGGCGGCTCTTATCTTTGGGCGGGAAGATCGCGGCTTAACCAATCAGGAGTTAGCGCTTGCCCAGGGGTTGATTCGGATTCCCACCGCGGCTCCCTACCCATCTTTGAATCTGGCTCAGGCTGTGGGCGTATGTTGCTATGAATTGTGGTGCGCTGCCAGCAACCCGACGGGAACATCTGAGCAGGGGTCTGCCGTCACGTTTGAGCGGTTGCAGGGGTTCTATGACCACCTCGAGCAGTTATTGCTGCGGGTTGGTTTTTTATATCCCCACACGGCAGCGAGTCGCATGGAAAAGGTGCGATCGCTCCTTGGCCGCGCTTACCCAACGGAGGCAGAGGTTGCTCTGCTGCGGGGGATGGTACGGCAATTGGAATGGGCGATCGACCACGGCCCAACATCAGACCCTTCCCCTTTACAGTAG